acacgaccgtctggtttgCAACAACTGCAGGGCATCTCACTGTGACAACTACAAGGGTATCTCAGAGGCTGAAGCACTACGCGAAAATCATCGCATAGTACTCGACTTTAGAGGTGGACATACCAAAAAATGAATCCTCACCAAAGCAATCATGACGAGTTCAAATTTGCAGTTGACAGTATCGATATACTTTTAACATGAACCGGTCTCAAACAGGGGATGAGCTGACCCCAATGCTCTTCAACGTGCAATCAGAAAAGTGCCTGTTGATACCAAAGTTATGCCGATCCTTAAGTCAACGCAAGTGGTAGGGTATATTGATGATAATATCGCGGTCCTTCCTTAGCGCGAAAGAAATCTTTGTGAAGTTCGACGATATCACGAAAGAAGATTACGCATCAGTGAATAAAAACCCAACATCGCAGTCCAAACTAGAAAATATGCATGAAACTTGGAAAACGGTTGCAATTTTACGTATTTGAGAAGTATGTTATTGAAGCGGGCATACAAAGCACATGGAGAGGAGGAAGATTAGATCAGATCAGATTCGGTTCTCCTCATCGTAAAGTCGAAATACATGCATAGGAGGATGAAACTCCTTGCCTGAAAAACAATGATTGgacacgtttttttttttgaaattcctttcctttccttttgagTCCTAGATCCGTTATCCACTTGGTGGCGTACCGAACCAATTGGAGGAAAGCTTACTCCCTGTTTTTGGTCCACAGGCCCCTTTTTTGGGCGACTACGGTTTCATTCAGGGCACTATCAGACTTGTGTTCTGTTAAGGATCCAAACCCGGTCCTTGACTTGGGTTTTGAAATATAGCTAAACATCGGGGAAGGTATAGTGTTGAAATAAGTCTTTGGAAAGAATAATCGACAGACCACATTCAACGAATGGACGACCCGGTATTAAATTATGAGATTAGTATGGAAGAGGTGGCTGGCTTAAATAAGATACCCTgtgtttgtgattatatataaatcgGGCGATTATCACctatcgccactttcggtcacgctgcttccagggcaaaggtgaagcagcgtctgatgagttgcctctgctctggatgaaaccgtcagtcaagattttccCTTCTTCCTTTTGGATACCCTAGTTTGGATTTTTCTACCAATTTGTTCGAGTTGGGAATAGTACTTCTGTGCTGTAGTTGGTTCACCACGttgcaaaaagaaaatgtttgatACCTGCAACGGCAAACCACAAACCGATACCAGTACCTTTCTTTGGATGAAGGTTGGGCTTCGAAGTGTGTTTTGGCGTCTCAGCTATTGTGTTTACTTTCCTGCAGCGATTTTCATATAATACTCACTTTTTATCAAATAGCATGTATTCTGTTTAGGAAGGGATTGTTTCTGTGACTGGAGAACAGAGAACTGCTAATTCCCATTCGAATTGCCATGTCTTACTAATAAGCTCAAACGAAACGAAACCCATTTCATGAAATGGCAGCAAGCGTGGCtcgtgtttattattataaatggtATGGTATTATGAATGGTAATATCAGACCCTAGTCAGATCAAAATTTTTCGCACCACGACATTGTAGTTCATTTATCGTGTTTGCTTTAAATACACTTAGGTGTCGTTACTATCGGTTCTCGGACTTTAACTTTGCACTTGTCCCTCATTATTTTGGGCATGTACTTCTCTCGAACACCTTGGAAAAATGGATTTCATTCCAGGACATAGCCCACGCTCgagttgtcatcatcatcatcaacggcgcaacatccgatatccggtctaggcctaccgtgatttcattgtcatagctattactggttgtggttttcgaccttagataggtgaaatgatcaacggtctcaaaggagCAGTCTCCCATtcttattgttctcgtttgacctaTGCCATTAGATGTtgctggttctttggtttttaacACTGAGCTATCACTCTTCCTCAATTTTGGACCTACTCACTACCATTTCCGCCTCCTGATCAAATTATCCAGCAATGCCTGACACGGACGTTCGCGAAAAGTCTTTAAATCTTGCATCTGTGGAGAAACAGAAGCTATgattttccatgtgctgctcccatTAAGCAGCGGGACGGCCTCAACTTTATCTGGCTGTTAAAATATCTGCATTTCCAGACCAGGTTTGTTATCTTCAATATGCTCTCCCTCCACTTCTGCTTGTCTCCTCCTCCAGGTCTGGGGCCATATGATTAAAATCAATGTCCCTAATTTCCTTCTCCATTTTATTTTAGATATCTAGTCGTCAATACTTTTATCTAGGTTATAGTTTTATATTGAGATTTAAGGCTCATCTTGTACTACTCAAGGGGATTTTCATCACCGAAGTATCAAGAACGCAGCCAACCTGCCCGGACTAACTAGGGAAATTCCAACGGAAGTCGTGTCGTCTATTGCTTTGGTGAAACAGCACTTAGGTGTAGATGCACCTGAATCGTCAATAGTCACAAATTTTATCCAAAGTGGTATATATTACATAATTATAAAATTCTGCCTTTTCGTTGGCAATATTTAACACGAAGTGATCCCCAAACTCTACCTTCAGTTCATATGCCAAAAGAAATCTACCGGTTCATCTTAAGACTCTTTCTCTGGATCTATTTTAGTAATCAGAATTTAAACCATGAATTACTTTGACCTCACTTAATCAAAATCTATTTCTAATTCCACTCCAAATACAAACAACTAAAGTACAATGGTCCTTTCACCCATTTTTACGAACATTTAACAATAATCTTCATAATGGCATTTGCGTGAGTAAAAGATATTTGTTCTCCGTATCTATATTTGACTGAAAATCCTTATTCCAAAAGCGTTGGTCGTAAGCATTTCCCTAGTTTCTCAGGATGGCACGTGTGCGTTTTATCGttaataaacaaattcaaagaTGATGAACTGATAAGTGCTAGCAGCAAGTTTATTGCACTTATCTGGACAGCTATCAATCTTCGTCTGATGGAAGATATAGATGGAACGATAGAGAACGCAGCATacttgaaaaaaatcgcagttaTCAAAGAAAAAGTCCTGAGTAGGCCAATGAATTACAAATTGTAAGCTCATTTGGGGATACCATGACCTTTTTAAATGTTTTAAGGACGAGCGAGGGGAGCTCAACAGAACAAGGAATCCGTAATGGTTGGGAAACTGTTTTCgaataaaataggaaaaaaattcagaaagCTTTTTTTATGTGCAAGTTGAGTTTCCTGTCATATCCAGTCAAACCTATATGAACTGTATATAGGAGCATAGGTGTATCTAGGTTCAAGGAGCAGGCCACAAGAGCCAGAGGTTCCGAACAAAAGGAAACCAACACGAAACCAATTGCGTGTTAACCGATTTTGTTGCGAAACGGACACTCTTTCCTTCAGATTTTGCAAAGGAAAACTCGGCGAATCGCTACATACCACCATCTGATAAATGGCATCAACGATATTGTACATTTCTTCCCTTGTTATGTATCCGTCGTTGTCGACGTCGTATAACCTAAATGCCCCTGAAACGAAAATGTTTATTAGGCATATTATTTATTGTTGTCCTGACAAATGTTGTTCAATGCAATTGATCGATATTTGGTTTATTCCATGTTGTTGACTTACAATGTAATTTTTCATCCAAATTACCCCTAGATGTGATTGATAACGCCCGAATGAATTCCTCGAATTCTATTGAACCGTCCTGTGAATGAGAGCGTACAGTGAGTGACAAATAAGGAATTcatacatcaataatatatttatttgcGGAGATGCTcaattctattctattttcaTAGCCATGAATGGGTGTTTGTGTTTGGTGTTTTGCGATGACGTGTGATGTTATGAATCATGGGAGTGTGTGACGCAAATTTGTCCTATTTTGAAAGACGCCGTTCATCCAAGGAGGACGGGGATGATGAATATTGGGAACTCTGAATGTATGTTaatatgaatgaaaattatactttcAAAGTCGAATACAAATGCGTAAAGAATATTTGAATAGTTCTTTGAGCGCTATCCATTTGtctttattttgattaattcaGGAAGGGTCCTCATCCCTGCGATCGGTTACCCGCAGTCTGAAGGCAACAGATCCCTTTCTAATGACGTGTGTATACCGACAGTGACAGTATGTATCATATAATAAATTCATGCAAATACCCACTATAAATACGATGAAACAACACATTTGGTTATTTGATTCAAGCAACATTTACCCCACATGGAAACAACCCCAACTTCGATACTCACATTGTTTTCATCGAAAACTCTAAATACAAGTGATGCAAATTTACTAGGGTCGCCTTGTGGAAAGAATTGTTTGTAGATTTTGATGAAACcctgaaaataattgaaaacacaaaaaaattataGGTATGAAAATGCCGGCCCAAATATCACCTGTTCTGTGAGTAATCCGTTCGGACAGTCCTTTAAGAATCCTTTGTGCCTGAAAAGAGATTAGGCAAAATAACGTTTCAATTTGAGTGGAAGCATTTCATGTGAAGTCGTTTGCTGTAAATCAATGGAAAtccaaaattaataattaaattaattaataagttTTCCCAAATTCCTGAGTGCAGTGAGgctaattttaaataaatttcggaTTATTTTTGCTGGTAGTCCTGAGTTGCGgacacttgatgacggacaggacaacttgggaagcaactcacTTCTTCTTTTGTGGTCCACGAACCCTTCTTTTtgggagcgattaccacctgtcgctactttcagtcatgctgctcccagggcagaggtgaggcagcgtctgatgagttacctctgcccagGACGAACCCGTCAGACAACTTTTATGAAAGGGAAGATATCATTACGCCTCAATTAAGATAGTATGCATGTTTTCTGATTATTCTCTTGTGAAAAGTGAACATGGTAAAGAAACTTTGAAGACACACTTTATGGTATGCACTTAATTGACATCAACATTCTTATTGAAAATTTTAACGCCAAAGTTTGAAACGAGGAGACTCATAGACGAAGCACCCATGTCATGTTTCGGTACGCATGTCATAGTTGTGGATCTACATAAAGGAGCGAATAACATTTAGGAAACTCTTCCGACCCAGTGCTATTAGGGCAGAGACGAGGCAACGCTATATCCGTTGTTTTTACCTTGAACGAAATCGGATGCCGcgtgttttttaaaaataagaagTAATTCACTTTCTAGTGACAATAGTTAATAGATACGATGGACTCCAGAATTCAGCATTTCTTCACTTAGTCCCAAATTCATCCTTAAAAGACATTAAAATATTCGAGTCACACTTGGtacatttcattatcatcatcatcaacggcgcaacaaccagtatccggtctaggcctgccttaataaggaactccagacatcccggttttgcgccgaggtccaccaattcgatatccctaaaagctgtctggcgtccaggactacgccatcgctccatcttaggcagggtctgcctcgttttctttttctaccatagatattgcccttatagactttacgggctggattatcctcatccatacggattaagtgacccgcccaccctaacctattgagccggattttatccacaacctgatggtcatggcatcgctcatagatttcgtcgttatgtaggctacggaatcgtccatcctcatgtagggagccaaaaattcttcggagaattcttctctcgaacgcagccaagagttcgcagttccttttttttttgctaagaacccaggtatcCGAGGAATcccataaggactggcaagatcatagtcttgtacagtaagagctttgaccctatggtgagacgtttcgagcggaacagtctttctaagctgatataggatctgttggctgacaacagccgtgcgcggatttcatcatcgtagctgttatcggttgtgaatttcgatcctagatataagaaattatcaacggtctcaaagttgtattctcctatccttattcttcctgtttgaccagtgcggtttgatgttgttggatggttcattttcggtgctgacgttgccaccatatattttgtcttgccttcattgatgtgcagcccaaggtctcacgccgcctgctcgttctggatgaaggcagtttgtacgtctcgggtggtacATTTAAGCAATTTAAACATTGATAAAAATAAGTGGAGTTAAACTCAAATATCAATTCTGGATTTAATATTCTCGGtcagtaatatatgtatatgattgCCTTGCCGCTTTGTTGGGTAACTGGTTATgaacacacctacgcgccatcgttctcGGTTACTTGAAATGTATTTGAGCTTCCCCCACGATTCCCCGAGAAGCTTacacttctcctctactgttctgtgccaagtgccttTGCAGCGACCCGCCCGTGTTCCTGGGAGAATAGATTCAACTCCATGGCACAGCCAGCAATACATTTGGCGCCCCTCTTAAATGTGTGACCTACCCCACGCCAATCACAGTCCGTGGCCGACCAACTTCTTCGGTTGTTATAATATCAACCCAGCATACTCCAATGATACGACACAGCAAGTTGAGTAGCAGTGGCTTTTAATGCTCGGCTATTTTATGGAGGTTACACTGAAAAcccctacttgcctctctttcaaaatctggaaccatttgaccaaggtgcCTGATACCGTGGGAAGGCAAACAGGTGTCATCAATGGAATCGAGGTGTTTCAACTCCACCGCATCCTCCAGGGAAAGCAGCACGATAAACATCACTGATGAAAcgaatatcggtgacagggtgCAACCCAACAAACTCCATTTTGGGCTTCAACAACTGAAATTTCACGACAGCGCAGAACGTGATATTTCGCGCCATAATACGTAGATCTGATAATGGTTATTAGTTTCTACAGAAAGTTTCTCCTGCGTACAGTTGTCCgttcacgttatcgaaagctacctcgaaatcaatgaagagcaggtgtagCAAAGATGtaaactccacgcactgtttcaaaatgatccgtagtaTGTTGAAATGGCCAACACAGGGGGATCCCCAGCAAAAACCAGCCTGCCCTCTGTCGATAAAGTTTTTGAGatattctttaatgcgttcctggattattttagctattatctttgccaagacaggaagcacgcagatgcttctccaattgtcacactaggatttttctttaaaatcttcACGAttacctcctttcttccactgtcTGGAAAAGGTCCCGGATTCCCAAGATattagtggaagtagcagatttgcAGTAACCGCTTGTTTGGTGGAGCAGTCAGCATCCGAATGTTATGACCAACCATTTCACGCATaacaggaggaacctcaccggttGCGACAAGATTAAGAATCATAGTTGTTTGTCATCATGGACGAGTCCACCGTTAACACCTTCCACGataatcgaaagatttgcggtaACATGCaatttctttcgtgatgcggtatgcaCTTCTGCAATCAGTGCGTTCGTCATATACTTCGCCAAACTTCTCGGGAATTTGATCAGCATCGGAGTTCTAAAGGGTCACACTCGCCATGACACACAGCTGTAAGTAGAGCATTCAccccttccgtttatcgatccATTTTCATCATTCTGCAGTCAATCAggtcttatgacgccccttggGAACCGACGATCTGTGtatcacccgagaaaagagcatttttgatgacggcCCAAGGTTAATCGATATTCTCAATTGGATTCGTccttccgatcagcaagataactctcccactgCCGAGCAACAACTGGataatacaagcggtcgatgttgaatttggaGTTTCGTAATTACCCAACCTCGCGAGAAGTCGAAAACAAAACAGGCAAGCAAACGAAAATGGGTATGAGATTATGGTCTTTTTGgagaccgatgtcagcgcctctcttgttacacacatccaggaGGCAACACCTAAATCTACTGCCGAtaatttttcaaggttttgtctcGGATAAGTTTTCGTTTATGTTAACAAATTCGTTAAGGCTTGAACTATCTCCAGCACTATTGGTACTTTTTTGCGCATTCCAATTTTTAGGCTGCTGGCAATATTTTCCAACCTTCTTGTTTATGTTCTTTTCGAAATGGTATCCCATGCAGAAATCAATGCTTTCATTTCCAGGGACAGATTCAGCCCATACCGCGCCATAGGGCAGAACCGACAGCGTTGCTCCCATATGTCTCTtaatagatatagggcccctaacattcgctattagccgactcaaggccgagacacCAGCTTCAGCTCcagttcatcttcgagtcgaacattaaGCCAAGGTATTCAACCGCTTgttttgattctatagtcaactcgccgatcgatatcggGAGCAGGGTCGGacttctctttctggtcaagatgactactttggttttttccagcgcaaggttgaaaccatgagtaagcATCCATCTACTTACCCATCACATCAAAATGCCAAGTTTACTTTGCGTCTCTTTATTAGTGCACCCAGCAATAAGTGCGTTACGTTGTCTGTATAACCGACCTGGTGCAACTGTTCGGGCATATCGAGACTCAGCAGACTATTGTAAGAAGCGTTCAAGAGGTCTGGTGCTAGGATGTATCCCTGCGCTGCTTCCgaagtgatttccatcctcctatCGCCCTCGAGCGttccatagagcagggagtggtgtttcagataatccctcaatatccgcaaaagatagctcaggacgtgaaatgagttttctaatgtgcctagcatatctgtctactttatggaattgaaggcatttctgacaccaagcgttatgaggagcactacccGCCGAGATCGGCggttgtgtgcctcggctcgatgaaccgcatccactgtggatctccctgttctgaacccgaactaccTTGGGGAGCGAAtcttctcctgatgagcttctcaagtaCCTTTCCGGCCGTGCCAAACACACACCGCGGGCAGTATGCAGACGAGAGCTCCGGAGCTCCGGAGAGCGcgaccttccagcgacaaggaaaatgtcctccttcaagcaagcgttgaacgccccaagcAACAAGCCTGGCCGTTAGCAGaacagtttgtaaactttcgccgggatgcaatcaggacctggcgccttcttgtttttcatggtgagaacaaCTTCTTCAAGCTCTCTTGTTGTGAAAGAGAGATTAACTCGTACAGGATGCCAGGGGAAGAATGCCCGtgcaatgcagtccatctgttttgtacttagtatgcagagcTGACtttcgggtgacaagcttatagcgaAGTCCTCACGATTCCTCATCTACTTCGTTGACCAAGTTCTGCAGTCacaagctttgcttttatttatcgcgctgcttagtctcctttttgctgagcTACACTGCGCCtttatggtgcatgcctcctcgttggcgtgtaaacattgtgccaaacaactgagcttatgacactctctCCGTAGGTCTcgaatttctgccgtccaccagcacatagaaggcttgtcacggtgGGGGCCCTTTCAGGGCATGGAAACCTCACACGCTGGCGTTATCAGGTTCTTCACTGAATTTAGTatggtgtcagctgcaacgctacctTCGCCCGGAGTGCCCTCCGGCGCGATTCTGAACTTCTTGATGTTCACcgtcgcgacattccacaggcagtggaagcgtcgcgttggtgcacGCCGAGAAGTagggtcaaccacttcgaatgcgaTTTACTGGTGATGACTTGCTGAGATAGTACCAGAAATTTCgacacaaaagtgatgtcaggtatgtttccttcgcagcctgggcacCGAAACGTTGGCCGGGATGCTACTAGGATTTCCACCTCATGGTGGTACTACCAACACGGCAGATTTTTGGGCCTCGGAGGAGGAGGAAGCGAGAAAAACACAAACAATATTTCAATATGGGAAAACTGCTCATTAAATCAACAGCCGGGGTAGAAATCTTCCTTGTCAGCTAATTATAAATGTTTGAATTAAAAATCCAAATATATTTACTATTATTCAGAAATAGGCTTCAAAAGTCCTTTGTGAAATTATAGCCTTTATACTGGAAGAGAAATGTTCGCTCAATGTCAATATATTCGCAATGCATACGTTTATTTCACGGTCAATGCTTTTCCgtggacaattttttttccagcgtTTGTAcggaaaattaatgaaatttacCACATATGGGTGTACGTTGAAAATCGCTTATGCATACATTTCTGTCCTTTGAAGTTCCAGAGCCAAGCAGACGATTCACCAGGTGAAAAATTCATTccaattaaaataatttgtcGCTGTTTGTGCATCACATCATTGAAAAAGGAATTATTGAGACACAGAGCGAATGACGCTCGGGGCTCAAAGtctatttgaaatataaatattttcgaaattttgacGAATTTTTAGCTTTTGACTCTGATTTTGGACAGGTTTTAATTAATGATGGGGATCACCTTAAATTCTatagaaaattaattaaaaaaaaacaaaaatcaaaaattctgaacaattattttttataattccaATTCCAGATTTATTGGATTGATACGATTAAATTAGTCCGAATTGGTAATTTAAGTCTCTTTTTTGATGATGTATTTTTTAAGAATGTCAATTCGGTAAAACGAATTGCaaccaaaaaagaaaacattccTAGAAAGCGCAAAAAGCCTCCATTGGACTGCAAAACGAAATTATCATAAAATTAGACTCCTTTCTGCGTTATTCCTTCTGATTTACTTTCTATTTCTCAAGAAAAATCTTTACTGAGACGTGTTTATTTAATCATATCAGACCCTTCAAGACtgactatgatttttttctatttttagccCTCCACAAAGCTCCCTTTATATCACAAACATTCAATGGCAACCAAGTAGGCCTTCAAGGCAAATTGTCAATATGCACAAGTATCTGAAGTCGGTGATCAACAAAAGATTTATTTGTGCACTCGAACTTCGAGCCCGGCTAAGCATTGCTATCCATTAGTAAGGATATTGTGCAAATAAAAGGGAAGCAACCGAAAGCGACATTGATGAAGATTATCTGGCTTCAAGCTCGGCAATAAAATGTTTATTGTATCAATTTTTTGAAgaaggccaagtatctttgaagCGAGAAATGTGAAGGAAACGCAATTCTTTGCTGATGACGATTGTTGTTCCCGGCGGAAGGAAGAAATGAGAAGCGGAAGATAATAATATTCTCTTTTCCTCTTCTATTCCAGTGATGTGTCGCGTTTTCGGTTCAAAATTCCAGGGAATAAAGTGAAAACGTCAATTTACACGTCGAAATGGCATTGGCTATGTTATGCATATTTAAagcataatataatattttatatcATGTACACGTGTTGTagctttcatttttttactTAATTGAATGAGTTTTGGAAGTAGTAGTAAAAACTAACAGCAAATTGAAACATGCTTCCTACGAAAGGCATTAGCAAACATCAACCGTATGTTAAATATGCACCATAAATGCAATACAGGGATAATACTAGAGAGTTTCCCGGACCCGAAACCCCGGTAGTCATAGATGTCTGTGTTCACCTTTTCCACTTGCCCAGCATTAAACGTTGACGATAACGAAAgacgaaacgtagattggtacccactatgtagcacaaaacctgggaaacgcctgctgaatcaccaccaacagctctactaacgAATCCTGTCTCCACGTCCacctggtgaccgctgggagttctttctctcCTCTCTTAATGAAGAGCTGCAGACGTTGAAGGATGAAGgggagtctcctgcgcctaaagaCGGGACAAATTggaccaactagtcctccaggtcggggattgggtagggcagACAACCCTACTGGAAAAACCGAGGTTACGAAGCcatgaaaggagcctcggactggataaATTCAGGGAACGTACGCTACAGAtcaaatgctgctcagcagctagccgatattctGTTCTAGGCCTGATACAACAGttttacaagagatgcgttggacaggtggcggttttctggagaagagccactataccataaaTTTACTGGCCATCCAGGAAACCGTGTACTCCGAGtatgtttcttagtcagtcaaaaaataaaacttgctaatgttggctttgaaaacataagccaaACGCTATGCCCTCTACGTTTGCGAGAAAAATTTAGAGCTGGCAGCAGAGCTGGCTAAGGTTACcctctacgaggcagcagaGCGAATTCTCCAAGCCCgccccagatataatatcaaaatcatacttggggattttaacagccaagtaaggacgggcccgtattcaggcgatacctcggcttccatagtttacataaactatcaatgataatgtactgcggactattcaattagatGTATACCACGAACCGATTGTTGGCATACCTGGCTTGGAAAGCGGTCCTCAAAAATACGGGGTCCTCTCCAgaccttcaaccaaattgaccatgccacctctcagctttgaccGCCTGGTCGaccaatgattttcacaatcacctgaagaacgttatcattga
The DNA window shown above is from Hermetia illucens chromosome 5, iHerIll2.2.curated.20191125, whole genome shotgun sequence and carries:
- the LOC119656729 gene encoding frequenin-1; translation: MGKKNSKLKQDTIDRLTTDTYFTEKEIRQWHKGFLKDCPNGLLTEQGFIKIYKQFFPQGDPSKFASLVFRVFDENNDGSIEFEEFIRALSITSRGNLDEKLHWAFRLYDVDNDGYITREEMYNIVDAIYQMVGQQPQTEDDNTPQKRVDKIFDQMDKNHDDRLTLEEFREGSKADPRIVQALSLGGD